The Methanobacterium lacus genome includes a region encoding these proteins:
- a CDS encoding V-type ATP synthase subunit C produces MVEDITTLVTALGFPSYEIFLAVMILAIIVIGAIVVITIIRPVLGFFPYTYPNARVRARTGRLFNEKEFSEIVESQNVEEVKNYLRGVPDYAKYIDTYPLEKALDSQLAETYDLIARITPDDSKDSFKFLLKKWDIKNIKSIIIAKEAGLSQEQTVDLLVPFGELSNKLDSLIDTDSVEEVLNALEGTEYPKIVEDALPIYKETGLLLPLEASMDKYLLENLLKTSATPEDENTTLLHNYIGTMVDVANIKIILRAKADNIKYEDIEPYMVSDGYEIREWKLKELMEAEDVSGVISGLEGTDYAPMLSDAMSEFNETGSMATFEKLLDSYVVKTAKTISLKNQFGIGPMIGFLSRKETEVKNLKIIARGKREAGFSPSMIKEMLV; encoded by the coding sequence ATGGTAGAAGATATAACTACACTAGTTACTGCACTTGGATTTCCCTCATATGAAATTTTTTTAGCAGTTATGATCTTAGCCATCATAGTTATTGGTGCAATTGTTGTTATAACAATAATTAGGCCTGTTTTGGGGTTCTTTCCCTACACTTACCCTAATGCAAGGGTCAGGGCAAGAACTGGAAGGTTATTTAATGAAAAGGAATTTTCAGAAATAGTTGAATCCCAAAATGTTGAAGAAGTTAAAAACTATTTGAGGGGAGTTCCAGACTACGCCAAGTACATAGATACCTACCCTCTTGAAAAGGCATTGGATTCTCAGTTAGCTGAAACCTACGATTTGATTGCAAGGATCACTCCTGATGACAGTAAAGACAGTTTCAAGTTTTTACTGAAAAAATGGGACATCAAAAATATCAAAAGCATAATAATAGCTAAGGAAGCAGGTTTGAGCCAGGAACAAACAGTTGATCTGCTTGTACCATTTGGAGAATTGAGCAACAAGCTTGATTCTTTAATAGATACAGATTCAGTCGAAGAAGTACTCAATGCATTGGAAGGAACTGAGTATCCAAAGATTGTTGAAGATGCACTACCAATATACAAGGAAACAGGTTTATTGTTACCTTTAGAAGCTTCAATGGACAAATATTTGCTAGAAAATCTTTTAAAAACATCTGCAACACCTGAAGATGAGAACACCACTCTACTTCACAATTACATTGGTACAATGGTTGATGTTGCCAACATAAAGATCATTCTAAGGGCAAAGGCAGACAACATTAAGTACGAAGACATAGAACCCTACATGGTTTCAGATGGATACGAAATTCGGGAATGGAAACTCAAAGAGTTAATGGAAGCAGAAGATGTATCTGGAGTTATAAGTGGATTAGAAGGAACTGATTATGCTCCAATGCTTTCTGATGCCATGTCAGAATTTAATGAAACAGGTTCAATGGCAACTTTCGAGAAATTGCTCGACAGCTACGTTGTCAAAACAGCTAAAACCATTTCCTTGAAGAATCAGTTTGGAATTGGCCCTATGATAGGATTTTTAAGTAGGAAGGAAACTGAAGTTAAAAACTTAAAAATTATTGCTAGGGGAAAAAGGGAAGCTGGATTCTCACCATCAATGATCAAGGAGATGTTAGTATGA
- a CDS encoding V-type ATP synthase subunit F, protein MNSNIAVMADEDIVTGFMLGGIKEGHPVKDMDEAEKTLKELVSRNFSVIITTEKIGDALRKTINKVTNESALPMIIEIPDKTGSIRRESDPMSELIKRVIGVEMVK, encoded by the coding sequence ATGAACTCAAATATCGCTGTGATGGCAGACGAGGATATTGTCACAGGCTTCATGCTTGGAGGTATCAAAGAAGGACACCCTGTTAAGGATATGGATGAAGCAGAAAAAACCTTAAAAGAATTGGTAAGTAGGAATTTTTCTGTCATTATCACCACCGAAAAAATAGGGGACGCACTCAGGAAAACAATCAACAAGGTAACAAACGAAAGCGCATTACCTATGATAATTGAAATACCAGACAAAACAGGCTCAATTAGAAGGGAATCTGACCCTATGAGTGAGCTTATTAAAAGAGTAATTGGGGTTGAGATGGTAAAATGA